One Streptomyces sp. NBC_00554 DNA segment encodes these proteins:
- a CDS encoding N-acetyltransferase, whose protein sequence is MTWLPVGFVHPVRVELPGGYHLRPITGADADIDYPTVMGSRERLWSIFGEAWGWPAETISYEANKKDLERHEAEIAAHESFNYVLFDDAGTEEFGCVYIDPPEKTGADAEISWWVVDGKVGSDLERDLDALVPRWIGNDWPFERPRFIGRDLSWQEWLALPDAG, encoded by the coding sequence ATGACCTGGTTGCCCGTTGGCTTCGTACATCCCGTTCGTGTCGAGTTGCCGGGCGGGTATCACCTGCGTCCGATCACCGGGGCGGACGCGGACATCGACTACCCGACCGTGATGGGCTCGCGCGAGCGGCTGTGGTCCATCTTCGGTGAGGCGTGGGGGTGGCCGGCCGAGACGATTTCGTACGAGGCGAACAAGAAGGACCTGGAGCGGCACGAGGCCGAGATCGCCGCCCATGAGTCCTTCAACTACGTGTTGTTCGATGACGCGGGCACCGAGGAGTTCGGGTGCGTCTACATCGATCCGCCGGAGAAGACCGGTGCGGACGCCGAGATCTCGTGGTGGGTTGTGGACGGCAAGGTCGGGAGTGACCTGGAGCGGGATCTGGACGCGCTCGTGCCTCGCTGGATCGGGAACGACTGGCCCTTCGAGCGGCCGCGGTTCATCGGGCGGGATCTGTCCTGGCAGGAGTGGCTGGCTCTGCCGGACGCCGGCTGA
- a CDS encoding ABC transporter permease produces MRSSFHAEWTKLRTLPSSWLLLAATVVLTVAVGAASVSAVTTRDCLTAAACHEDTVKLSLTGIWLGQATILILGALSIGAEYGTGTIRTTLTAIPRRSRVLASKAAVLATATAAAGALAITVSLYAARLILPDNGFTPAEGYPLLTLTDPTTLRAALGSVLCLILIAFLGLSLAVLLRDTAGAITLGLGLLYVVPLLADLLGSATWKDRIESWAPMPAGMAIQATRDLARLPIGPWPGLGVLAAYALGLLLIGGALFGRRDA; encoded by the coding sequence ATGAGGTCGTCCTTCCACGCCGAGTGGACGAAACTCCGTACGCTGCCGAGCAGTTGGCTCCTCCTGGCCGCGACCGTGGTCCTGACCGTCGCGGTGGGTGCGGCCTCGGTGTCGGCGGTCACCACCCGGGACTGCCTGACGGCGGCCGCGTGCCACGAGGACACGGTGAAACTGAGCCTCACGGGAATCTGGCTCGGCCAGGCGACGATCCTGATCCTCGGAGCCCTGTCCATAGGAGCGGAGTACGGCACGGGCACAATCCGCACGACGCTGACGGCGATCCCACGCCGCTCGCGAGTCCTCGCGTCAAAGGCGGCCGTACTGGCCACAGCCACGGCGGCAGCCGGCGCTCTGGCGATCACCGTGTCCCTCTACGCGGCCCGCCTGATCCTCCCGGACAACGGCTTCACCCCCGCCGAGGGCTACCCACTCCTCACCCTCACCGACCCGACGACCCTCCGCGCGGCCCTCGGCTCAGTCCTCTGCCTGATCCTCATCGCCTTCCTGGGCCTGAGCCTGGCAGTCCTCCTACGGGACACCGCGGGCGCGATCACGCTGGGCCTGGGTCTCCTCTACGTCGTCCCGCTCCTGGCCGACCTGCTCGGCTCGGCAACCTGGAAGGACCGCATCGAAAGCTGGGCCCCCATGCCGGCCGGTATGGCCATCCAGGCAACCCGAGACCTGGCCCGACTCCCGATAGGCCCGTGGCCGGGGCTGGGCGTACTGGCGGCGTACGCGCTGGGTCTGCTGCTGATCGGCGGTGCGCTGTTCGGGCGGCGCGACGCATAG
- a CDS encoding subtype B tannase, with translation MGIGATAGVAAAGGFALSANASGTSKSSASSDALVFDPDAYTKLTKTVTDTDGNDHSVVYHFWKAITYVASPVDATYQSLIVSSPVEIDGTAVDASNAPILLANSVGGYMPSSVAAATEVGGGGSAMGGGGAPSGSAAPSASASTASNANGNTNATGGALSSNQLLALAAGYVVIEPGARGRTLKNSDGEYYGTAPAAIVDLKAAVRYIRSNKGRIPGNVERIVSAGTSAGGALSSLLGASGDSKIYDKYLKELGAADASDAIFATGAWCPITDLEHADGAYEFNWGTNALSTGKQVDQTVSKELQSQFAEYQASLKLRGLNGFGTLTARNYDEYLVEQYLEPSATTYLAGLSDSDRETYLAANTFITWSGGKATFTWDDFLTHVGARKKDAPSFDAFDLSAGENNEFGADTTLARHFTAYGAKNDTTGLTTKRVASDIPEKLDLMNPMYHFAKKNPGRSKHWWIRLGTKDSDTSLTVSANIAAAAAGLGDDVNHLYYWDEGHGSNIDPADFITWIAKVTGHTKRAAAAK, from the coding sequence ATGGGCATAGGCGCGACCGCCGGAGTCGCCGCGGCCGGCGGCTTCGCATTGAGCGCGAACGCGTCGGGTACGTCCAAGTCCTCGGCTTCCTCGGACGCCCTGGTCTTCGACCCGGACGCCTACACAAAGCTGACGAAGACCGTCACGGACACCGACGGCAACGACCACTCGGTGGTGTACCACTTCTGGAAGGCGATCACCTACGTCGCCAGCCCGGTGGACGCCACCTACCAGTCGCTCATCGTCAGCTCCCCGGTCGAGATCGACGGCACGGCGGTCGACGCGAGCAACGCGCCGATCCTGCTCGCCAACTCCGTGGGCGGTTACATGCCCTCCTCCGTGGCCGCCGCCACCGAGGTCGGCGGCGGCGGTTCGGCCATGGGCGGTGGCGGTGCGCCCTCCGGCTCGGCGGCGCCCAGCGCCTCGGCCTCCACCGCGTCCAACGCGAACGGCAACACCAACGCCACGGGTGGTGCCCTCTCCAGCAACCAGCTCCTGGCGCTGGCCGCCGGGTACGTCGTCATCGAGCCCGGCGCCCGCGGCCGTACCCTCAAGAACTCCGACGGCGAGTACTACGGCACCGCCCCCGCCGCGATCGTCGACCTCAAGGCGGCGGTCCGGTACATCAGGTCCAACAAGGGCCGCATCCCCGGCAACGTCGAGCGGATCGTCTCCGCGGGCACCAGCGCCGGCGGCGCCCTGTCCTCCCTGCTCGGCGCGTCCGGCGACAGCAAGATCTACGACAAGTACCTCAAGGAGCTCGGCGCGGCCGACGCCTCCGACGCCATCTTCGCGACCGGTGCCTGGTGCCCGATCACCGACCTGGAGCACGCCGACGGCGCGTACGAGTTCAACTGGGGCACCAACGCCCTGAGCACCGGCAAGCAGGTCGACCAGACGGTCTCCAAGGAGCTGCAGTCGCAGTTCGCCGAGTACCAGGCCTCCCTGAAGCTGCGCGGCCTGAACGGCTTCGGCACGCTGACCGCCCGCAACTACGACGAGTACCTGGTCGAGCAGTACCTGGAGCCCTCGGCGACCACCTACTTGGCCGGGCTGTCGGACTCCGACCGCGAGACGTACCTCGCCGCCAACACCTTCATCACCTGGTCCGGTGGCAAGGCCACCTTCACCTGGGACGACTTCCTCACCCACGTGGGAGCGAGGAAGAAGGACGCGCCCTCCTTCGACGCCTTCGACCTGTCCGCCGGTGAGAACAACGAGTTCGGCGCGGACACGACCCTGGCCCGCCACTTCACGGCGTACGGCGCGAAGAACGACACCACCGGTCTGACCACCAAGCGGGTCGCGAGCGACATCCCCGAGAAGCTCGACCTGATGAACCCGATGTACCACTTCGCCAAGAAGAACCCGGGCCGCTCGAAGCACTGGTGGATCCGCCTCGGCACCAAGGACTCCGACACCTCGCTGACGGTCTCCGCCAACATCGCGGCCGCCGCCGCGGGCCTCGGCGACGACGTCAACCACCTCTACTACTGGGACGAGGGCCACGGTTCGAACATCGACCCGGCCGACTTCATCACCTGGATCGCCAAGGTGACGGGTCACACCAAGCGGGCCGCTGCCGCGAAGTAG